The Glycine soja cultivar W05 chromosome 9, ASM419377v2, whole genome shotgun sequence sequence CAACCTCACTCATTCTAACCCAAATCAAATTCACAATTCTGATTTTGGTagtcattttgttttttctattcccaCCACACACACACCTAACAATCTTAGTTGACACACCGTACCATGGATAATTGATTCTGAAGCCATAGACTATATAAGTTGTTCCTTAGAttgtttttatacatattttacaATTGCACCAGTAAAGATTCATTTACCTAATGAATTCACTGTCCAAGCCCACATTTTGGGCAGCATAAAATTCACTCCagattttattattcataatgTTCTTTTTGTCCCTGATTTTAGCTTCAATCTTTTGTCTATTCCAAAGTTATTATATACTTTCCCATGTCGTATTATTTTTTCTAGTGATCTTTCTAAAATTTCTTGTGAAATACAGGACATGAGCACGTTGAAGACGATTGGTTTGGCTAACTTGAAGGAAGGCCTTTTTCACTTGATAGTTGGAAAGGATAAAAGCCCATCTACCAACAATATCATCACCACCAACACCAATACCTCCAAGCTTTGGCATTTTAGATTAGGTCATTTATCTGGTAATCGTCTTAATGTCTTAAATCAACAATTCCCTTTTATTTCAAAAGATTCTAATGACATTTGTGACATTTGTCATTTAGCTAAACAAAAACGATGGCACCTCCATCAATTAGATGTTAGCAACGCTTTCTTACACAAGGACCTCAGGGAGGACGTTTACATGGAGATCCCTCCTGGCTTGCTTGGTTACACATCAAGTCAAAGTTGCAAATTGAAGAAATTACTCTATGGATTAAAGCAATCCAATAGACAATGGTATGGAAAATTATCTAATCTATTGTTGACTTATGGTTATTCACATGCCCATGCTGATCGTAGTCTATTCATCAAGGCTCATAATTCTGAATTTATCGCTCTAAttgtatatgttgatgacattgtgctAACTGGTAATTCCCTTGCTGAGATTGAACGCATTAAGCAtattcacactaattttcacaTTAAGAATTTGGGGAAACTGAAATATTTTTTGGGGATTGAAGTTGCACATTCTGATAAAGGAATTTCATTATGCCAACATAAGTATTGTTTGGATTTACTAAAAGATTCAGGTATGCTTGGGTGTAAGCCATCCTCCACTCCTATGGATAGTTCTCTTCAACTCCATAATGATTCCTCTGGTTTTCTTGACGATCCCCTATCTTATAGACGCCTAGTTGGAAGACTAGTCTATTTGACAAGTACACGCCCTGATATTGCCTTTGCTACACAACAACTAAGTCAATTTATGTCAAAACCAACAAAAGCCCATCATGCTGCAGCTGTCCGTGTTCTTCGGTATCTCAAAGGGTGTTCAGGCAAATGCTTATTTTTTCCAAGGACTTGCTCTCCTCATATACTTGGGTTtagtgatgctgattgggcaaCGTGTATTGACTCTAGGCGCTCTATTACTGGTTATTGCTTCTTTATAGGCAATTCGCTTGTTTCATGGAAAACCAAGAAGCAAACTACAGTCTCACGTTCCTCTTCTGAGGTTGAATATCGAGCACTTGCTTCCGCAACTTGTGAATTACAATGACTTTCTTATCTTCTAAGAGATCTACGAATTCCCCTTTCCAAGCCTTCCGTACTTTACTGTGATAATCATAGTGCCCTTCACATTGCTGCCAATCCGGTCTTTCATGAATGCACCAAACACTTGGACATTGATTATCATCTAGCCCGTGAAAAGTCCCAAGCTAGACTGATGTTACTGCTCCTAGTCCTTTCTTCAAATCAACTTGCAGATATATTCACAAAGACTCTCCCTCCTCATTCCTTCAGCACCAATCTTTCCAAGTTGCagttataaaacatttttgcaCCTCCAACTTGTGGGAGGCTAACAGAGAAAATATATAATCCTAGCTTAAATACCACATAACAGTAACATTATTTGACAGCAGAGCATTATATggcaacaaaatattatttgacaGCAAAGCATTATTTCTCTTTccttatatatattacatttatgagaacattatttctctttccttatatatatatatatatatatatatatatatatatatatatatattacatttatgAGTTGTCCACAAATAATACAAGAATATGCTTTGATTCTATTTTATCCTTCTAGGTTCTAGGTCATTCTATTCCCATTATACTGACTATAAATAATGTATTCATTGAAGAATTTCATACCAATTTTATTTgcctaatttcttttatttttctgttaaaaaagTTACGAAGCAAATTATCGAATGGATTAACTTGtaaaaagcttttctttgaataCTTGGATTGATTTTTCTCAATTTGAATATGGAAAAAGGTTTCTCACAAATTCACATGGAAAAGTGATACATACCTTTACTCACCTAAATTTTATGAGGAAAAGGGATTATGTAGTACTTTATCATGTTTCTTAAAGACTAATTCCTGGTTTGCAGGAAGCTGCTATTAATAAATACCACACATTACATTTACAAAACtgtattttatattcaaaagaCTAATGTGGGAATACACATGTAGCAAAGTAAATTATTCAGCATGTACTAGTTATAAAAGCAtggaaaataataaaagcaCGTATCAAATTGATTCCTAGATTGTCGATGACACGGAAATATAAATTGTTGCatgaaaaatgttttgataCGGTACATGTTTGGATTAGTGTCAATAAAATTGATGTGATTAATGTAAAGATGTTTTCATTACAAGTTatgagtgaaaataaaaaattattcagggTAGTATCAAAAGAAAGTGTCAAACATATTAATCAAAGTCATAATTAAATTTGACTTACTCTAGACTCAAATTTAATGATTTCAAACGTGTAACCAAACAACTTTCTTAAAATTGTTTCCTAAATTGTGGATGACACGAGAATATAAGCGGTTGTCTGAAACATGCTTCGATATCCCCTTCATTGTTGCTCATATAAAGAGGTGGCGTGATTCAAAGTGATCTTTACTTGTGATGAAAAGACACGAGTCCGAAGTCTCAACCGTCTCTTTAAGTAGTATATCTTTCACTTAGCATTAAAATGTGTCATATTATGTCTTGTAAGGGGCATGTAGTTATGTATTAATGAGATATCTTTGACTACCAAAATAACATTTTACAGTATATTTTTCTTCACATTCACATgcattctaaattaaaaaaaaatatttacaagagTAAAGTACCAAGTTGATGCTTAAAAAAGTATTATCTCTTCTCCTAAATGATACTTGAAGTAAAATAatgaagtaaaataaattaggtaggctaataaatattttaaaaaattctgcTAAATAGTCTCTTAAATATTAAACTCTTCAAATTAATCCTAGGAATATATCAACTTAGATATTAAACTATTAAATATTCAACACTTCAAGATTATTTAAATAGTAGTTTGAGAATAAAGAGTCTAGTTCAATTAGTTAAACAAAATATGCGTGTTAAAAATCTTCTGATActttgtttaatatttatatttatagataaaaaataataataataatagtttgaGAACAAAATTTCTTATTTACAAACTCTTTAATATTCTAGGAGAAATACATAACCATTTGTCTTAGTTACTTCAGAGAACACaactaattaaataagttaatagTATGTTAAGTTACACCATTTGGGATGTGGTTATTCATATTTACAAGGAAAAACTATTAAGTTACAGCCTGCACATTCTTTAGCAAATTGACGTGGTTTCTCACAGGCTCACAGTTGTAAAGTGTGTCCACACTCCACACAGTTCACTTCTTGTTCTAAGTTAGTTTACTGAATTATGCTGTTTACCCCACATTGCAAGTAGTAgtgtaattaaattgattaagtAGAATAtttgagttattataaattttaattcctaggtataaaaaaaaacatatcccCACACACATTGTTATTTATTATGACACGCCAACATCAATCTGATGAGGTTCAGTGGGGTCCTTAGGACCTTGTTGGCACATGAGACATAACTCCCCGAAGGTGCCACAGACCCTACAGCAATGAAGACAAGTGGTCACATGGGCTCCTCGAAGAGGTTAAAACCAACCACATGTCATTGCCAAAAGCCCACACTTGCCTTTCTGCCACACTTTCAAAATCACCAAATTGGACCAATgactttaaaaagtaaaaacaggcTTTGCAGATAGCAGGGGATTCAAGAGTGATACTCTCCTTCGTTGACTGTCTCAGTTCTCATTTACACTTTCTCCTAACTAAAGTACCATACTACTGCAATCATAATGGCACTCAGATTTAATACTCATAAGTCAAGTCATAACAACCAACACATGAAAATGCAGAACCAACTTCAAACTCAGAAAAAgatcttttttattctaatgCAAAATGTCAAGGAACGAGAAATTGTTCTTCATAGTTTTCTAAGTTAGTGAGAGAGAAcatgtcactttttttttctccctataAAAATGGATATCTGAGATTTTGGAATGCTGCTGCTGAGAAATCATTATATATCCTCTGGAAAGTTTTATAGAGCATGGGCATGGGCATGAAGAAGCATTTcaaggaaaaaataacaaaaattggcaatataaaataaatacataactgAGAGAATGAAAAATTCCCTTCAGTGTCTAATAGGGTCTTGTAAAATGTAAAGTGGAAATAACTGGATATTACTATCTTACATCTTACATAAGTTACAATACAAGCATAAGGATACATTTAGATATGCGATCAGATGTCAGGGTTTCCACACTTAGATCTTGAAGCTTTTGCAAAATAACATCCAGTTCAAAAGTAAGTGACGGTGCAATTGATGTGCGTATTAAGCAGCACAGCCTCCGCACATAATACTTCTGTCAGACAGACCGGTAAAGATACAAGTTAGCATATATAGTCAAATAATGTCAATAGTATACATACAATTTCAGCATGAATGATCAAAATATGTATTCCAAAGATTCGAGGATAGTAATATCCAGTTATATATAAACAATGAATATAGACATGTGAATATCAGtatgaaaaataatcatttcttCCTTCTCAACGGAGACTAATGCTCTTAACAAGACACTTCATGCAAAAGCTTGATTAGTGATCTAAACAAAACACATTCTCAGTTGAGACTCAATTTAAACGGGTTCACTTTTAAAACTTAGTCATAGTCTTTAATCCCTATTCATGCTTTTTCAGCAGC is a genomic window containing:
- the LOC114368492 gene encoding uncharacterized protein LOC114368492, which gives rise to MEIPPGLLGYTSSQSCKLKKLLYGLKQSNRQWYGKLSNLLLTYGYSHAHADRSLFIKAHNSEFIALIVYVDDIVLTGNSLAEIERIKHIHTNFHIKNLGKLKYFLGIEVAHSDKGISLCQHKYCLDLLKDSGMLGCKPSSTPMDSSLQLHNDSSGFLDDPLSYRRLVGRLVYLTSTRPDIAFATQQLSQFMSKPTKAHHAAAVRVLRYLKGCSGKCLFFPRTCSPHILGFSDADWATCIDSRRSITGYCFFIGNSLVSWKTKKQTTVSRSSSEVEYRALASATCELQ